From the Perca flavescens isolate YP-PL-M2 chromosome 21, PFLA_1.0, whole genome shotgun sequence genome, one window contains:
- the znf668 gene encoding zinc finger protein 668 translates to MASPQPGSPPLAEQYTPPAQDKGSQQEEELVMDQPAKKRGRGRPPKAKASFKCSACTEAFRSLSSLQSHKLSAHAKDRQQQHSCSQCTKTFSSKAQLSKHERTHSAQRPFQCPDCHKAYKTPTELRNHSRSHTGEKPFVCTECGKAFMQAICLRIHMTQHSGERPYSCRQCSKSYPTLSKLKVHLRSHTGEKPYFCAECGKSFADPSVFRKHRRNHQGHRPYACDECGKTYTELKDLKNHERSHTGEKPYLCSDCGKAFSRSSSLACHQRIHSQNKPYQCEQCGKGFTQLSSYQSHLRTHSGEKPFLCPQCGKMFSDPSSFRRHQRAHLGFKPYPCDKCSKRFRQPADLAVHERVHSGERPYKCQSCDKAFVASWDLRRHMLVHTGLRPFSCTECDKSFAERSSLNKHRRVHSGERPFKCEECLKSFVVSSSLRKHERTHLAEQSEQQQQQQQQQQQQQQQQQPETEAGSASGFTAHTTLPQFSCTHCDATFGSWDEVQAHENLHSIDSTPVTVTKIVSMGSHVCETCQAEFAQLADLQEHEKQHPKPRPHACNSCGKGFLNKSGLRKHQKIHSTSKPHSCPHCGKAFLFAAYLRKHLRTHADAAPTTTQLSDINIIHTDPLPSPPPPSEISSSTVEPSAISLTVPVTVPVTAFQSLPEYLIKEEGL, encoded by the coding sequence ATGGCCTCTCCTCAGCCTGGCAGCCCACCTCTTGCAGAGCAGTACACCCCTCCTGCACAGGACAAAGGGAGCCAACAAGAGGAAGAGCTGGTGATGGATCAGCCTGCAAAAAAACGTGGCAGAGGCAGACCTCCAAAAGCCAAAGCTTCCTTCAAATGCTCTGCATGCACAGAGGCTTTCAGGAGTCTGTCATCTCTGCAGAGCCACAAGCTTTCGGCACATGCAAAGGACCGTCAGCAACAGCACTCATGTTCTCAGTGTACTAAAACATTCTCGAGCAAGGCTCAACTCTCAAAGCATGAGCGCACTCACTCAGCCCAGCGTCCCTTTCAGTGTCCCGACTGTCACAAGGCTTACAAGACACCCACAGAGCTACGCAACCATAGCCGCTCTCACACTGGGGAGAAACCATTTGTATGCACAGAGTGTGGTAAGGCCTTTATGCAAGCTATATGCCTGAGGATCCATATGACACAGCACAGTGGAGAGCGTCCTTACTCCTGCCGTCAGTGCTCTAAGAGCTACCCCACCCTGTCTAAACTAAAGGTGCACTTGCGctctcacacaggagaaaagccATACTTCTGTGCTGAGTGCGGTAAGAGTTTTGCAGATCCCTCTGTGTTCCGAAAACACAGAAGGAACCATCAAGGCCATCGGCCGTACGCTTGTGATGAATGTGGGAAAACGTACACAGAGCTGAAGGACCTGAAAAACCATGAGCGCTCCCACACTGGAGAAAAGCCATATCTGTGCTCAGACTGTGGCAAAGCCTTCTCCCGCTCCTCCTCCCTGGCCTGCCATCAGCGCATTCACTCCCAGAACAAACCCTATCAGTGCGAGCAGTGTGGTAAAGGCTTCACCCAGCTCTCCTCCTACCAGTCTCACCTCCGCACTCACTCTGGCGAGAAGCCTTTCCTCTGCCCACAGTGTGGCAAGATGTTTTCTGACCCCTCCAGTTTCCGGCGCCACCAGCGTGCGCACTTGGGTTTCAAGCCTTACCCCTGCGATAAGTGTTCCAAGAGGTTCCGGCAGCCAGCTGATCTGGCCGTGCATGAGCGTGTTCACTCTGGAGAGCGGCCTTACAAATGCCAGAGTTGTGACAAGGCCTTTGTAGCATCCTGGGATCTGCGGCGCCACATGCTTGTCCACACAGGTCTTAGGCCCTTTTCTTGCACTGAGTGTGACAAGTCATTTGCTGAGCGCTCCAGCCTCAACAAGCACCGACGTGTGCACTCTGGAGAAAGGCCTTTCAAATGTGAGGAGTGTTTGAAGTCTTTCGTGGTGTCCTCAAGCCTTCGCAAACATGAGAGAACTCACCTTGCTGAGCagtctgagcagcagcagcagcagcaacaacaacaacaacaacaacaacaacaacaacaaccggAGACAGAGGCCGGGTCAGCCTCAGGCTTTACTGCCCACACAACTCTTCCGCAGTTCTCCTGTACTCACTGTGATGCTACATTTGGAAGCTGGGATGAAGTTCAGGCACATGAAAATCTTCACTCCATCGACTCCACTCCTGTGACTGTTACCAAAATCGTATCCATGGGCTCACATGTCTGTGAAACCTGCCAGGCAGAGTTTGCACAGCTGGCAGACTTGCAGGAGCATGAGAAGCAGCATCCCAAGCCGAGACCTCATGCTTGCAACAGTTGCGGGAAAGGCTTCCTCAACAAATCTGGACTGCGTAAGCACCAGAAGATCCACTCCACCAGCAAACCTCACAGCTGCCCCCACTGTGGCAAAGCTTTCCTGTTTGCTGCATACCTTCGCAAGCACTTACGGACTCATGCAGATGCTGCCCCGACCACCACACAACTCAGTGACATAAACATTATTCATACTGACCCGCTTCCCTCTCCTCCACCCCCCAGTGAGATTTCCTCCTCCACTGTTGAACCCAGCGCCATATCCCTAACAGTTCCAGTGACTGTACCTGTGACTGCTTTTCAGTCTCTGCCAGAGTACTTAATCAAAGAAGAGGGACTttga
- the LOC114548106 gene encoding circularly permutated Ras protein 1-like isoform X1 produces the protein MEFACGFVYVPPSVSQKDAPGSKVNKRSALLPPVNRIRPRTPPPPPPSTNPAEAKSPKSLQSPSKVIEQLEKSKEVKKAVKPTVYENSEFQAATSSSTTPQQTPRKTALLPPHMRPATRSQSLPYSQPLPSSNTNSQTFTYDLPKDEPDLNAHPWDPNYSYTTPEGTGCKVKLPADTSSVSAQTSVPPLPPRPSFLKSMPEYLELLPTPHSPSSSKELLPNMSLISSSSKGSADQGPLPGNPNVLLVVLGKLLSEEMQTIQGEPTPCSQCGSVLESCYVNVVEDCYFCQPWKPTSTPSIPQCRHQDGLFLLFPNEKPLCAADALLLFCIDISGSMSTTFQRSEGEQVVHRSRLEFVQEAVLQCVQRLSEQQPDKRVVLITFNSQVTMHGNEHFTSHSLSGSELTDSDFLKKAAASFPTPPPLSQTKDYLQRQVRGLSEGGTTALGPAALLTISIASRQPGSKVIICTDGKANTDLGNLEEEDIDARTLLSSTIFYQELGEYAASQGVTVSVLSIEGTDCRLDELGRLADRTGGTVVIASPNRLHQEFEQIIENRTIATHCTVTLLLPQSLCMKGEREAGHKGTREVGNVDPDTEITFQFGVSKQDAEVSVPASGSRVSIQLQIRYRQRKGQWMLRVITTEREVTDDSLAALSSLSLAIIQLNSSQASAALAVRGRFLDASREGELQRKLIERAIMHDRSSEDHQTYQEWVKTMDPIYNNSIQIFTRRKSVFSDSQSLTDAGAALLYTMKHSNRKSISLKNKHKL, from the exons ATGGAATTTGCTTGTGGATTTGTTTATGTGCCGCCATCAGTGAGTCAGAAAGACGCCCCAGGATCCAAAGTCAATAAGCGCTCAg CTCTTCTCCCTCCTGTTAACCGGATCCGTCCTCGcactcctccccctcctcctccttcaacAAACCCTGCAGAAGCCAAATCACCAAAATCCCTCCAATCTCCCTCCAAGGTTATTGAACAGTTGGAAAAGAGCAAAGAGGTGAAGAAGGCTGTGAAGCCCACTGTCTATGAAAATTCAGAATTTCAGGCAGCTACTTCCAGCAGTACAACTCCTCAGCAGACACCTCGAAAAACAG CTCTTCTTCCACCACACATGAGACCTGCAACTCGCAGCCAGTCTCTTCCTTACAGCCAGCCACTCCCTTCCTCCAACACCAACAGTCAGACATTTACCTACGACCTCCCGAAAGATGAGCCCGATTTAAATGCCCATCCCTGGGACCCAAACTACTCGTACACCACACCAGAAGGCACGGGGTGCAAGGTGAAGCTGCCAGCTGACACTAGCAGTGTGTCGGCCCAGACATCAG TCCCACCTCTTCCTCCGAGACCTTCATTCCTGAAGTCAATGCCAGAGTACCTGGAGCTGTTGCCCACACCCCACTCTCCCTCATCATCTAAGGAATTACTCCCAAACATGTCACTAATCTCGTCTTCTAGTAAAG GATCAGCAGATCAGGGGCCTCTGCCGGGGAATCCTAATGTGCTCCTTGTCGTTTTAGGAAAATTACTCTCAGAGGAAA TGCAGACCATACAAGGAGAACCCACCCCCTGCTCACAGTGTGGCTCTGTGCTGGAGTCCTGCTATGTCAATGTG GTTGAGGACTGTTACTTCTGTCAGCCATGGAAACCGACCAGCACTCCCAGTATACCACAGTGTCGTCACCAGGATGGCCTCTTTCTGCTCTTTCCTAATGAAAAGCCCCTGTGTGCTGCTGACGCTCTGCTGCTCTTCTGCATCGACATCTCAGGCTCCATGAGCACAACATTTCAG aggtcagagggagagcaggttGTCCACAGATCTCGTCTtgaa TTCGTCCAGGAAGCTGTGTTGCAGTGTGTTCAGAGACTAAGTGAACAACAACCTGACAAACGAGTGGTACTCATCACCTTCAACTCTCAG GTGACAATGCATGGAAATGAGCATTTCACGTCACATTCCTTGAGCGGTTCAGAGTTAACTGACAGTGACTTTCTGAAAAAGGCTGCAGCCAGTTTCCCCACTCCACCTCCACTCTCACAGACCAAGGACTACTTACAGAGACAAGTCAGGgg ATTATCTGAAGGTGGGACCACAGCTCTCGGCCCAGCTGCTCTCCTGACGATTTCAATAGCCTCCAGACAGCCGGGGTCCAAG GTGATTATCTGTACAGATGGAAAGGCCAACACAGATTTGGGGAATCTAGAGGAAGAGGATATTGATGCTCGTACCCTCCTCTCATCCACCATCTTCTACCAGGAGCTGGGGGAATATGCTGCCAGTCAGGG TGTTACAGTGTCTGTGCTGTCCATAGAGGGAACAGACTGCAGGCTGGATGAGCTGGGGAGACTCGCTGATCGCACTGGAGGGACA GTGGTGATAGCAAGCCCCAATAGGTTGCACCAAGAGTTTGAACAGATCATTGAGAACAGAACCATAGCTACTCATTGCACTGTCACATTACTGCTGCCCCAATCACT ATGtatgaaaggagagagggaggcaggaCACAAAGGGACCAGAGAGGTGGGCAACGTGGACCCAGATACAGAGATCACCTTCCAGTTTGGAGTCAGTAAACAGGATGCAGAAG TGTCAGTGCCGGCCTCTGGTAGCAGGGTGTCCATCCAGCTGCAGATCAGGTACAGGCAGAGGAAGGGACAGTGGATGCTTAGAGTGATCACCACAGAACGAGAAGTTACTGATGACAG CTTGGCGgccctgtcctctctctctctggccatCATTCAGCTCAACTCGTCACAGGCCAGCGCCGCTCTGGCTGTCAGAGGCCGCTTCCTTGACGCCAGCAGGGAGGGAGAGCTGCAGAGGAAGCTGATCGAGAGAGCGAT AATGCATGATCGAAGTTCAGAGGACCATCAAACATACCAAGAATGGGTTAAAACCATGGACCCTATATACAACAACAGCATACAAATCTTCACAAGA cgtAAATCTGTCTTTTCAGACTCACAG TCTCTAACAGACGCTGGTGCAGCGCTGCTCTACACCATGAAGCACAGCAACAGGAAATCCATCTCACTGAAGAATAAACATAAACTCTAG
- the LOC114548106 gene encoding circularly permutated Ras protein 1-like isoform X2, with translation MEFACGFVYVPPSVSQKDAPGSKVNKRSALLPPVNRIRPRTPPPPPPSTNPAEAKSPKSLQSPSKVIEQLEKSKEVKKAVKPTVYENSEFQAATSSSTTPQQTPRKTALLPPHMRPATRSQSLPYSQPLPSSNTNSQTFTYDLPKDEPDLNAHPWDPNYSYTTPEGTGCKVKLPADTSSVSAQTSVPPLPPRPSFLKSMPEYLELLPTPHSPSSSKELLPNMSLISSSSKGSADQGPLPGNPNVLLVVLGKLLSEEMQTIQGEPTPCSQCGSVLESCYVNVVEDCYFCQPWKPTSTPSIPQCRHQDGLFLLFPNEKPLCAADALLLFCIDISGSMSTTFQFVQEAVLQCVQRLSEQQPDKRVVLITFNSQVTMHGNEHFTSHSLSGSELTDSDFLKKAAASFPTPPPLSQTKDYLQRQVRGLSEGGTTALGPAALLTISIASRQPGSKVIICTDGKANTDLGNLEEEDIDARTLLSSTIFYQELGEYAASQGVTVSVLSIEGTDCRLDELGRLADRTGGTVVIASPNRLHQEFEQIIENRTIATHCTVTLLLPQSLCMKGEREAGHKGTREVGNVDPDTEITFQFGVSKQDAEVSVPASGSRVSIQLQIRYRQRKGQWMLRVITTEREVTDDSLAALSSLSLAIIQLNSSQASAALAVRGRFLDASREGELQRKLIERAIMHDRSSEDHQTYQEWVKTMDPIYNNSIQIFTRRKSVFSDSQSLTDAGAALLYTMKHSNRKSISLKNKHKL, from the exons ATGGAATTTGCTTGTGGATTTGTTTATGTGCCGCCATCAGTGAGTCAGAAAGACGCCCCAGGATCCAAAGTCAATAAGCGCTCAg CTCTTCTCCCTCCTGTTAACCGGATCCGTCCTCGcactcctccccctcctcctccttcaacAAACCCTGCAGAAGCCAAATCACCAAAATCCCTCCAATCTCCCTCCAAGGTTATTGAACAGTTGGAAAAGAGCAAAGAGGTGAAGAAGGCTGTGAAGCCCACTGTCTATGAAAATTCAGAATTTCAGGCAGCTACTTCCAGCAGTACAACTCCTCAGCAGACACCTCGAAAAACAG CTCTTCTTCCACCACACATGAGACCTGCAACTCGCAGCCAGTCTCTTCCTTACAGCCAGCCACTCCCTTCCTCCAACACCAACAGTCAGACATTTACCTACGACCTCCCGAAAGATGAGCCCGATTTAAATGCCCATCCCTGGGACCCAAACTACTCGTACACCACACCAGAAGGCACGGGGTGCAAGGTGAAGCTGCCAGCTGACACTAGCAGTGTGTCGGCCCAGACATCAG TCCCACCTCTTCCTCCGAGACCTTCATTCCTGAAGTCAATGCCAGAGTACCTGGAGCTGTTGCCCACACCCCACTCTCCCTCATCATCTAAGGAATTACTCCCAAACATGTCACTAATCTCGTCTTCTAGTAAAG GATCAGCAGATCAGGGGCCTCTGCCGGGGAATCCTAATGTGCTCCTTGTCGTTTTAGGAAAATTACTCTCAGAGGAAA TGCAGACCATACAAGGAGAACCCACCCCCTGCTCACAGTGTGGCTCTGTGCTGGAGTCCTGCTATGTCAATGTG GTTGAGGACTGTTACTTCTGTCAGCCATGGAAACCGACCAGCACTCCCAGTATACCACAGTGTCGTCACCAGGATGGCCTCTTTCTGCTCTTTCCTAATGAAAAGCCCCTGTGTGCTGCTGACGCTCTGCTGCTCTTCTGCATCGACATCTCAGGCTCCATGAGCACAACATTTCAG TTCGTCCAGGAAGCTGTGTTGCAGTGTGTTCAGAGACTAAGTGAACAACAACCTGACAAACGAGTGGTACTCATCACCTTCAACTCTCAG GTGACAATGCATGGAAATGAGCATTTCACGTCACATTCCTTGAGCGGTTCAGAGTTAACTGACAGTGACTTTCTGAAAAAGGCTGCAGCCAGTTTCCCCACTCCACCTCCACTCTCACAGACCAAGGACTACTTACAGAGACAAGTCAGGgg ATTATCTGAAGGTGGGACCACAGCTCTCGGCCCAGCTGCTCTCCTGACGATTTCAATAGCCTCCAGACAGCCGGGGTCCAAG GTGATTATCTGTACAGATGGAAAGGCCAACACAGATTTGGGGAATCTAGAGGAAGAGGATATTGATGCTCGTACCCTCCTCTCATCCACCATCTTCTACCAGGAGCTGGGGGAATATGCTGCCAGTCAGGG TGTTACAGTGTCTGTGCTGTCCATAGAGGGAACAGACTGCAGGCTGGATGAGCTGGGGAGACTCGCTGATCGCACTGGAGGGACA GTGGTGATAGCAAGCCCCAATAGGTTGCACCAAGAGTTTGAACAGATCATTGAGAACAGAACCATAGCTACTCATTGCACTGTCACATTACTGCTGCCCCAATCACT ATGtatgaaaggagagagggaggcaggaCACAAAGGGACCAGAGAGGTGGGCAACGTGGACCCAGATACAGAGATCACCTTCCAGTTTGGAGTCAGTAAACAGGATGCAGAAG TGTCAGTGCCGGCCTCTGGTAGCAGGGTGTCCATCCAGCTGCAGATCAGGTACAGGCAGAGGAAGGGACAGTGGATGCTTAGAGTGATCACCACAGAACGAGAAGTTACTGATGACAG CTTGGCGgccctgtcctctctctctctggccatCATTCAGCTCAACTCGTCACAGGCCAGCGCCGCTCTGGCTGTCAGAGGCCGCTTCCTTGACGCCAGCAGGGAGGGAGAGCTGCAGAGGAAGCTGATCGAGAGAGCGAT AATGCATGATCGAAGTTCAGAGGACCATCAAACATACCAAGAATGGGTTAAAACCATGGACCCTATATACAACAACAGCATACAAATCTTCACAAGA cgtAAATCTGTCTTTTCAGACTCACAG TCTCTAACAGACGCTGGTGCAGCGCTGCTCTACACCATGAAGCACAGCAACAGGAAATCCATCTCACTGAAGAATAAACATAAACTCTAG